The genomic interval TTACACAATAATAATCGCATAGATATTTACCACACGTGGGGCAGAGACAAAGTTTGGAGAGAGATTTGTGGGCATATGGGACAATTAATCTGTAGCAATGAGTATGAATGAAGCACACACAAGAAACCACAGTTGAGATAAAAATGATAAGTAAAGGGGCAAAACAAATACCACGTTTTGCTTCATAAGAACTACCTGACTATGTAATTCTTCTAAATTCCTAATTTTGTACAATCTAAAATTTTGCTTACTAAGGCAAGCAAAAGAGATAAAATGTAAACTATCTACAGCTACCCTGCAGTACTTGTTACTGTCAGATATTCAAATAATGCACACTGCACAGGAAATTACAAACCAATTTCTAAACCAAATAATGTAAATTTATCACATCTCCTTAGTAGTAATTTGTGGGTTTAGGATTTCAGCACCAAATAACGTCATTAATacaccagcacacacacaaatgtttctAATCCCTTATTTTGTAATATTAGCAAATTTATTTCTGCAAGTTCATCAGGTTTAGACCCTTGGTTGACAGGTTTCTTAGTCCAAGTCGGGAAAGGAAAGAGTCATTGACCAATGGCTGAAGTCACTTGAGTAGGTATTAATGTGTGGCTTTAGGATTCATTATATGTGTAGACCTGAAGGATTGTATCTATGTTTATGTAATGCGTTAGATTGTCTATATTTATGTAATGTGTCTGactgtttaataaaataaaattaaaattaaagatatTATATACTTGATGCCTGAGGGAACAGagtgaaatattggaaggggaGCTGCAGTTGGTAGGGGAATAAACTGATAATCAGTTGCATCCCCTCATGTGAGCAATCGTGTTTTCCTCCAAGGCAAGATCACCAATGGATTCAGACCATAATGTAGAAGAAACTAGATGTCCTCTGGTAGAATTTGTTATGTGTTTTGCACTTCCAATATTTTTCTTAAGCTTTTTCCTCAGATAATTTCTCTTATTTCCTCCAAAATTCTAGTAATTCAGAGATGCTCTAACCACAGAAAATTAGTTCCATTCCATTTATCTTTTATATCACTATATGACATAACTCTCATTTACAGTGAGATTTCAATATGTATAAACTTAATATTTTTTCATAACTCATATCATTGTGTTATAAATAATGTGGATCAAGCAGCAACAGGGATCTGGAAATCAATCAGACCCATGTTCCACAAATCTTACTAATTCAGCCCTTTCACTGAACGAGCTTCGAGTGAAAGGGCTGAATTACTAACCTTTAGTTTATAGTCTTTTTATGAATTAAAGAATTAATAACCATCAAAAATTCTTAGAGTCTTCCCTTTCTGTGCTTTCCTATTCTCATGTTCAGACACAATGATATTTATCCAGTCTATGAATTAGTTAATACTgttcagaatttattttaaaaaatcactaatTATATTTCAGAACTGAAACAAAAGTAAACCATATAGTTGTTGGCAATTTTTATTGTCATGCAAAAAGGTAACAGAAAAACATTTGCTGCATAGTTTTTATTCAATGACAACTCCTAAGAAAGGAGATTAACATGAAGGAACACTTGAAGTTATGGGGGAAAACATGGATCCATATGTACCGTATATATTGCAATttataaaattaagaaaattcCCTTAAAACAAAGGCAGAATTCCATAACTTGTAAATATTAAAGAaatacaccttttaaaaaactaaacatGGGGAAGTGTGGGAATGTGTATACTATCAGAGGCTTTTCTCATATTATTCCAAATCTATTCAACCTTGTCTCTAGATTTTGAGAAGTCACCACATGTTGCTCACTCTTTTGCATATAGACAAAAGTCCTAGATTTCTAGAATACAATGCATCTTCCTGGAAGTGCAAATACCCAGAAGAAACAGCATCTCTGCATATGGAGCTGGATCAATCTCCCATAGCAAGCAATGAAAGACTTCTGGGATGCACTACACATTCATCTAAGTCAATGATTCTCAAAAAGTGGAGTTGGATCCCTGGggggcacaagagttgctcaaagggGGTTCAAGACTCCTTCTTCCAAACTTTTACAGATGGGATGAATTgaatactgaatttacttaaataaaactgttctaaattgaacaatgttatttccttataaaatgttaatgtgagaatgaaaatacacactcaataaacagaacatttttattcatatactgtgttgTGGGGGGGGGCACCACATCAGCTTGTAGATGTAAAGATGTAAAGGGTGGTCCCaagagtaaaaagtttgagtatcaCTGATCTAAGCCAAACAAGTGGATATAAGAATGGATCCTAGCCTTGTCTTTCCTCTTTTAATTCCATGTTGAAGATGCTCCAGATTGCGCGTAATTTCAAACTCTGTGCTTGTTTgtatttgaagacacacagacTCCTGGTTAAAACTATACAGCAAAGTTACTAAATATTTTTCTGTATGAAAGAAAACAGACTATATGCTATATCTCTGTAATATGTTACATGTCTCTAAGATACTGCGCATAGGTTTGCATATCACTAACAGTGAGGAAATGGCAGAATTAACAGTGAACGTAAATCCTGCTATCaggccaaaagaaaaagagaagatgaaACATACAAGAAGAAAACAGAGCTGTCTTGTCTCTAAACCAAGGGTTTCTTTTCTGCAAAGCCAATTCCACAGAAGATATTCATCATAAGTAGCACATTGAAGAGAAAAGTTCAACAATTCCCATTAAATTCCTATCAGCACTACCATTAAGCCACTTCATTCATCAGGTGTCTCTTTTTTGCCCCATCATTAAAGCTGcaagcttgtttttaaaaatgcatatttaaatgcACAGATCTTCTAACACTGCCTGATGCCATTTGGGAATGGCCCTATGCAGTGATCTTAATAGACTTCACTTCATTTACTCCTTTGACTTGAGTGGAGTTCAGTTTGGCCACGACTGCTTTATCGCCAGTCTTCCTTGCTGCACATTGTATTTTGGATGTTATGATTCCACCAGGTGGTACAAGCCTAATAAGTGAATAAtgaaaatacattaataatacaaatcacttcttgaggaatccattgttctcttcctacaaagaggcctgtgacctcactgcaATGGAGATagattggattgcaaaagaggggtccctgttttTAAGGAAACTTTAAATtgcctggactttgaaaatctccctgttGCTACttgaccagaaggaggaggaccatgcctgcaaaagatatcctccccagcataacatctttactaaggattgaaacaacatgaaggcatctaacatctccaattgttttttaaaatcctgtttggtttgtaatatctggcctgatgaaaaagcccatGGAActtcgaaagtttgcaacaagtatattgtgcattttggttggccaataaaggtatcactgatggaatttcatttatatttgttaaatggccaacacagctatccctgcatgttTTTGTGGGTTCCCTAGATATAGCTACAGCATTTGTGTGGAATTTCAATTCGGGGCTTCTGATACCTAGACTGAAAATCAAATATCTCAAATCATgggaaaaagaaggaataatCAGGCAGCTGGAGGTCAGTTTCTCCCCTTCAAGGCCCACATCAGCCTCAgaatgaagaaaaatggaaaaatcaaaggcaGATGTGGTCGGAAGTCCCCCTTGGATttcataaaatacattcaagGCTATACAGAAAAAAATGGCAGGGGGATCTTTGTACTTGTTTTAATGTAAAATCACAGCTCCTAAAAAGGTCTATTTAAAGCAATGGACATTGAAGTGGACTCCAGGGGAAAAAAATTTGGGCCCCCAAAATAGCCTTGAGAGGCCCATGCAGCTAGTTGCCTACTCCTGCCCTAGATAAACAATGAAATTTCTAACTGGAGATGCAAGGGATTACTCCTAGAGGTTTTAGCTGCATATAAATACACATATAGCTGCATGATCACAGAGCCATGATTTCTGTCTGAGAATATCAGAGTGCCTTGTTTATTTTTTCCATGATGGCAATATGTTAATTTAAGAGGTGCTATTGTTGGTGAGGGCCAAAATCTAATATACTGTGGAGAAAGACCCCACCATTTAATGCACACTTTCTTACTGCTACCATTTAAATCACACCTGGTTTTTTGTCCTTTCATGTGAGCTTTCATTACAGTTCTTTTGTGGCAAGGTTAGGATTGGGAAAGTGCTCTCTGCTCTCAATAGCTGCTGCCACTTAGGGCAAGCACCCTGGGGCTAGATGGACAACACGTTATGTATTAAAGCAGGTTTATATAATCACATATCTCAGGTAGGACAGAATGAATCAATTTCTATCATACAAATGCTCCAAGTTATGAATGACACAACAGAATCCACACTGTGGATATGGCAGGCCCTTGTAACTAGTGTAACCATACCTGTGGTTAAAGGTTCTCACTGGAAAAATGCCAAGGCCTTCTACACACAGTTTGCAGTTTTCCAGGGGAATTGACAGGATATTCTTGAAAATCACTTCGCAGGTAAAATTTTCATGAATCTTTGCTGTTTCTGGCATCTGTATCATGAAGGAAGGTTAGCAAATAACAGATTTAGTTATGcaaggaatatttttaaaatgtatacattactCTCTCACACCACATTTTACATGATCTTATCCTGAAGGAAAATGCTGAAAACTATACAAGCAGATTAAAAACTCACTCTACCAGTTTGAAGGACCAAATCTACAAGAACACATCTAAGGAGCCACTATCAACCATCTTCTACCTTCTGCCCAAAGCACACAATGCAGGAAAATTGTCTACCCCGTTGGTGCCATCACAGTTGGGTGTCTTGGcaacagtggctccattcttagACCATATGCCAATGATACTTGAGATTAGATCAATCAGCTTTCTGAGTAGCTGATTATCAGTCCTCTAGACAACATCACGGTGGATATTATCACAAGCCCTCAGGAATGTCATCCCCATTCTTAGAGACTTCAAGGAGCAGCTAGTATCCTTTCTCAGCCATGTTCTTATCAAGGAGATTCCAGGGTGTCTAATCCTATCCCAGAAACCCAGAAATATAGGCAAAGATTGCTTGCAATCTGCCAGATCCACATATTCCCCCCCTCCTGTCTTAAAAGAACCAGTGAAGACCTCATTCTCTGCCTTTGGAGTTCTTTTCCATTTACTTCTTTTATTCAACATTTCCAATATTTCAACTCTTGAGTTTTCAAAATTCCAGCTCAGCACCAGCCTATTATAATTTCTTACCTTCAGTTCAAGAGGTGGGGTCTGGAAGATCAAGGCCACCTGTTTAGCAAGGTTTTGACTAGTTTCTTTAACATCAGCAAAAATATTGACTTTTATCAGAAGCTCATCCTCTGAAGAAGTCAGTTTGTTCATGTAAACATCAGCAGCTACTTTCAGGGGGATCAGAACAGCTGCATCAATACAAAGAAGACCGAGCTTGAGAGAGGGATATTAGCAACACTGGAGTAAGACTGGATGTTTTTTATATGTatggcttttgttgttattgttgtttgccttgaatgggtttccaatttatggtgaccctaaggcaaacctatcgtggggttttcttggcaaatttcttcagagggggtatgCCATtgcatcttctgaggctgagagaatgtgacttgcccaaggtcacctagtggggttTACATGACCAAACACAGATGTGAAACCTGCTATCCAGAGTCATTGTAcaatgctcaaattactacactatgctgggttTTTAACAGCTTGCAACAGAAAGGGGTGGGGAGAAGAAGACTGTGGATTCTTCCTAGCCCTTCTTGACCCACCCCCTATGTCTCCTAGATGATGTGAAAAGTATACTGGAAAGCTGGCATATAACTCCAGTCACTGGGTTCCTAACAGAGCGAAGTCACTGGGAGAAAGAGTGAGGTACTCCTTCACTATAGATGGACAGCCATCAGCAGAATGGAGCTGCATGGGAGTTGTTGTTTAGATTCCACTTTTCTTTCAGGACTGTGACTGAAAGCATCACATGATAAAATTAAAACCGGTACAAAATAGAAACAATGtacaataataaaatgcaattacacAATTATAGAATTGACGTACCAGTCTCTTAATCTTTTATGGAGCCCgaacagccaggccaaaataaagctgctttgggtcactttggaggtatgctgtttaaatgatacatgtgtcctaagaggctggatgccgcaccaaagccacactccagtcctaaggagagggatgtgtgtgtcatttaaacagcatacctccaaagtgacccgaagcagctttattatggcctgtctgttcaggcccacaatctcctatcttcactttacttattttgttaGAGAAAGAATTATGAGACATTTAAATTTTTTCTACCCTTCCTGTTAGATGGTATTTCTCAcattttcaatgatttttttctaTGATTTTTCTAATTGCAAgggtttttgttaaaaaaaaaacctttgaaatgtgctgaaaacatttatttcactCAAAGCATAGGGGTTTTTTTGCATAAAATCTTACTTTTTTTGCAGTCAATataatttttgtgcttttttatgAAAAGCAGTGAAAACATGATGTAATGTTAGCCAAGCTGGCTCAggtttctgagagctgaagtccaaaaccaatAGAGGACCAAATTGtggggaaccactgcattagagcATGTATTTGATTGTGCACAAGTACTGTAACTTGTATGTAAAGcttacttttatatattttacaaagaagactaacTTTGTTTCTCTACTAGACCCTGTGTGTGAGAAAGTGGCACAGTTACTGCCTTGCTGATTTAAATGCTGTGCATCAGAGGATTAGTACTATTTCTCATATTTGTCAATTTGGGAGTCAATTTGGGAGTAGCTACAAGAGAAGGCTTATATCAGGTTTTTGTACACTCACCTGTCTTGCCTGCTGCCTGGAAAGTCTGATGGACAGTTGCAAGCTTGGTCTCTAATCTCCCAGTGTATGACTCCAGATGGCAGGAAGCATAGAGGTCGACTGTCCATGCACCTGAAGATTTGCTTTGAACAACAATATTCAAATCAATGGGCTGCCCTGGCCACAAAGGTTTTTGTTCTTGAACCCCTAGCTCAAAGTCTGCTTTGAAAGAACTAGGATAAAATGCCTCTGTACCAGAAGGAGACTTCACATAAGACAAAGCAGTTTTCATAGCATCTCTTTCCTCTTGAGAACCTAAAAatcaggaaaagagaagaaggaatcAATCTAGAGGGCATTAGAAACCATTCCAGTTATCAACTGTATGCTCAAACCAGCTTTTTGAAACTGAAACCAACTTCATGGCACTTAGCAACAAGAGAATGCCAAGCTGATTCAGTAGGACTCACTGATACATACTTTTAAGCTGGTtttaaatgcctgcttaaatagatTTAGTGAACAGTAAATGCTAAACCTAAAGAAAAGCTATGATTATAGTTAGATACATTAGTTTGATAGCTTTTAAGTTTATTTTACTATTATCTCATCTTTTCTTTAGGTTTTAAATTGCCCACTACTCTGAGAACCATGGCTAAACAGAAACCAATAATAGgaagaaatatacaaataataacaatatgttTGACCAAATAGAGATCCAAGCAAATACAACGGGTCCttctcttacatgggggatccattcccccccccccgtgtaagagaAATACTATATATGGCCgaaccccattgaaaacagtggggcTCGTCTATGTGGTGCGGTGCAGTGCACGTGCGCCATTACCTCTTCCAGcgcatggctttcagtgtaagctgaaagtgGCATATGGCATACccacatatgatgcaggcgcactgtactttatTACAAATAGCTTCCCAAACTAGCAGCAACCAATTCTATGCACATTTAGCTCAGAGTAAGCCCTTCTGAATTCATTGGAACTTGTTTCTGAATAAGCATGTATGACTATGTAAACTTCTACTCTAAAGGGCTCCATGCTACCAGTAAACATGCTATAGTGGTTTTGCCCCTATAAAAATCCTTCATGTATCAATTACCTTCTGGAAATTTATATTGATTAGTGATGTCCTCACGTGTGTCCTTTCCAACAGCTTTggtgctgatattccttcctatGGACCTGGTATCTGTGTTGTACTTTATGaattttttctctccatttacCTCCTTCATACGCCAAGAGACCTGGTCCGCATTCACTTCAGAAAAGACAAACATGGTGTCGTAGCGATGGCCAACTTCCCCCTGTTTGATGGCTTTTACTGAAGCAGGGCCACACTGAACAATTCctgtaaagagagagagattgagagagggagggaaagagagagaaagattgagagagagagattgagagggagagagagagagagagagagagtagtttCCCCCCCTGTTTGCACTAAGAACCCGTGAACCCACCATTCCTCTATGTATCAATTTAAGAGGCAGCTAAATCGCAGCTACAGGACAATAACAGCAATGACTACATGGTGGCTCCAGTAACAAAAGTACTTTATGTTATAATCTCATGAATTATGTGTTATAATGTCATGAAATCAAAGTGAAAAATTAATGCTATCATACCTTTCTATACCAAAACCTACTCAGATCAGCTCCATAACATACATTATAATCATTCTTTCTGAAGTCAAATAATGTTCTGATATTTCAACATTTCTGCCAACATTTCACTCAGCCATTTCTCTGTTTACCAAAATCATATGGGAGAGCACCAGCAGGTTTCTCTTTTAGAAAGGGTTTACCAAAGACACATTCAGCCTCCACAGTCCAAAAGCACAAGACTCTTAAGACTTTTCTGGTTCGTATTTCACATCTCTTTACCAAAGGCACATTATCATGTGGAATATTTTGCAGCCTTAAAATTTAATACAGAGAGCAGATAAGACTGGGGAAGCTTCAGAACAGATTCACCCTTAAGATTTGTCAACACTGCTTCCTTTCATTTTGCTTACAGCACACtggttttgttcatttttcttaTTTATCACAAAGGACAGTCTCTTTTTCTGTGATGTATAGATATCAGGAGCTGTCCTACAGTGAAACTTTGGGGCTGTCCACCAAAAAATATCTTTGGGGAGAAGTATGTGTACTTACACAGTTCCATCATGAGAAAGGCTTACTCTCTCAGCCATGTTGATAcatacagagagacacacactgcACTCAGATGAAGGTGACAGAGAAACCCTACTCAGTATGTATGGGTTAGGGGACAGCTACAGCAATGAGTAGATTTTTGACTCAGCTCCGATATAACCAAATGGTTGGAAAAAGAGACCGAAACACTGTATTTTATCAGTAGCTAAATGGGTAGCATTCAttccaacttttaaaaatgttgtatcaTTCTGTGCTCAGTAAATATATTGTGAATCCAGCTTCATATTTCCTGTTAAattcaaatacttttttttttggtgaggggaaaaaaccctctaaATTCATAGTGCTTATTTTAGACAGTATTTTCTAAATTGTCGATAGGAtctgtggctctctagatgttctTAGACTGCAGCTACTACCAGTCCTATCCAGCACAGCCAATTATGAACTATGCTGGGTATtgcaattctgcagtgtacatcCCTATTAAAAACAGTCACCCTTGATCTAAAcagttggggggaggggagagatccTTTCAAAGACATTTACATGTTGTATAACACATCCCACCCCCCGCACCCATTTCCTAGTTCCTATCTTACTATGTGTTATGTGGTTTTATCTAATTAGACCTAACAGCACAAAGAAATACAAATTACAGTAGTAAAACATGAACAAATTATCCAGaatattaaatttgtttttacaGGACATACAAGGTGAGCTCATTGAAGAAGGATTTAATCGCATTTTAATATAATAGACTTCCATCTTTTAATTTATCTCTGCATTTATGCCTTTGCTTAAGTTTTACCTTTGCTCTTTTCCGGAGGTGTGCCATCAATCACCTGCCAGCCATCATAGCCTTCTGGCAAATCTGGTCTTTTCATCCAGACTTCATTCCAAAGATGGAAGTTCCTGAAGACAGTTAGGATTTagatttgaaaacaaaaattagTCTTAATTCTTGGACTTGATTTTATAgaaatttcctttttaattttttaaattaaaatataaaagaaagcaaaagatatcagcccctctctctgtgtgtaaatattttctcaaaatactttaaaatgtatgtgtattAATAGTATACAATCAAGGTTaatgttatactatttaaatCATAACTCTTTCATACCTTAGTTGTAATCTTCTACAAATTATTAAATCACTTTTGACTTCCTTCCACTTCCGGGTTTGGTTATTTCTTTACATTTACCTTTACTCTTCTTATATTCTGTCCTTATTAATTATTACCCTGCACAtatatcatggaattttctaAACGTTTTGACATTTAGTTTCTGAGTTTAATAATGATGAAGGAGAATCAACTTAATCCagtatacagtatgtatgtatagaTACACGTACTGATTTTAAAGAAATTTCTGAGAAGAATCTGCTATATGTGTGTATTGACTTAAGTGGAAGCCATAGACAATGTTACATGCTGTGTTCATGGGCATCATGAAGGAAGAAAAGGCTTTTTATAAAGTCACCCATCAGATCAACATATAAGAGAGCTATTTTATTTAGTGGTGCCATAGCTCTGGGAATGCTAGCTTTCAATGTGTTACAATCTTTGCTTTTATTCTTATGCTTCCACAGTGAGTACCatagagggaggaagaggagaaagaggagattaTAATGTTAtgtacaaagaagaaaaagaaaaatcttctgAAAGCAGAAATATCTAGTTATGATTAGTCTCTGGGTCCAATCCGTATTAGTATTGTACCAGGAAGAAAATGCTGAGAAGATCAAACACAAGAGAACAACTCCGTTCATCAAATGTTATCATGCAAATGGACtaatgcattgcagaaattacCAAATAAAGTCTGAATGTTtcattctttcccccttttcatcGTAGTATACATCAATGCTTATGTTATCCTGGGTATCATGTGCACAATGATAGGTGGTCACACTTCTGGTAGGAATCCCCAAACAGCGCATAACTGGAATACAGAGAAAGATGTTAGGTCATGTGAAGCTTCAGTTTGGTTATTCAGTTCCCTCTAATGATGTTCACTATTCACTTTTCTAATGGGATGGGGCATATTCCACCTTGAGTATATGATTCTAGTGTAAGTGTCAAAGATGAGATAAAGCTATGACAATCATCTTATATTTCAGCTTTAGAAAGAGAGGCCAGCTAGATCAAACAAAAGGTTTTCAATAGTGATCATGCAGATATCTATGGGAGCTTACTAACAGGAGCTGAACAGGAACCCTCTTCTCTGCTTGAGTATTCCCAACACCTGATATTTCAAAATGAACAACCAGTGGACATGTAGGATGCATTGGATGGCACGCACAGAAATATATACCGTCATAAAAGTCATAGTCCTACCTGTAGTAAGGACACCAGAGAAAACCCAGCTCTGGGCATATGAGACAGTTTTTTTTGTTCCGTAATATGTCTGCAACATTAAGACACTTCCTGTCCATTCCAAAGGATGAGTGCCACCTTCATATGATGTTCCCCATTTTCCATGGAGCACTCCATTGTCCTCCTCCATATTAATCTAAGCAAACAATGAAGAGagcaaaatcatacaggagaacttctttcttttctttcaagatCCCCGCAACTTTATCATGTTAGATATTTTGCCTGATGGACACTACCACCAAAGGAGAAATCACTGATCTTTCAACCTCTGGAGAAGAAGGTATCATTATTTTTGGATGTGAGGAGTTAAAGTTTTTAATCTTAAGCACCTATGCTAGAGGACTTATAAAAAACATGTGATCATACTAGGTGACTGACTCCAAAACCATGGATCATGATTTAGAGACTTACTAGATTACCTCTTGACATTCATCCTTCCCTCCTGCTTCTCCTTCACCTCAAAAAGTAACAATTTCGGGCAACAGCTTGTGCCTTACCATTCCCTCCATTCAGAGCTTCCCCTCTGTATAGGAGCTGTCCTCTATACATGAGGACAGCAGAAAGTCCAGCTCTCTGTACACAACCGACACCAAACAGCATTAGTTCCAATTGTATGAACACATGATCAGAAGAGCTTGGCCGTTTTGTGTTTCCTCCACATTTAGGAAAAAGTATAAGATAAAATGACAGAGgagcttctcttctcttctttatttattttatttaaaaaggtaaagCTAGTCCCTTGACATTGAATGTCTTGTTGTAACtaactgtaggaggtggtgctcatcttagTTACttagccgaagagccagtgttgtccgaagacTGCTCtgatgatcatgtggccagcatgactgcgccaaatgctgttacctttccaccaatgtgttacctatttatctacttgcatttccatgccTCTTCCTGATGTGGCATGAGGTGGGGAGCAACAATAAATAATGCAACATAGCACAAGAATATAGACATTAAAATCCatcaaaaatacttttaaaaccataattttaaaaataatctatataggcctgccagaaaagactaGATTTACTGATGATTTAAACTCAGATCATGTCTTAAGCTGACAAATCTCGTCTGGCTGGTCATTTCCACAATTTTTTAGTGTCCTGTAGTTTCAGGAGAGTTCACACCAACTTTTCAATAAAGCAGAAAGCAGAGGGcctgttttcttttctatattctgatgtatctgaatttttttttattaaaggacATACCAAACCTGACATAGCTCTTGAGATTTTCACAGGATCTCTT from Sceloporus undulatus isolate JIND9_A2432 ecotype Alabama chromosome 6, SceUnd_v1.1, whole genome shotgun sequence carries:
- the LOC121934966 gene encoding protein-glutamine gamma-glutamyltransferase 4-like, which produces MSQTAASPLKTTGVNFLIEENTRLHHTNDYENGHLIVRRGQEFKMKVTFNRELNNNDEVTLKLRIGEKEEEDESSGTYLYLNTRSQRNDEPWHAKICATTGKECLIVVSSPADAIIGKYLLNVVTGNDIDTLRQNIFYILFNPWCKADSVFMPEENKKAEYVLSDNGYLYTLGNKNGIYQRPWLYGQYEKDILDCCMFLLDESQLKLNDRRDPVKISRAMSGLINMEEDNGVLHGKWGTSYEGGTHPLEWTGSVLMLQTYYGTKKTVSYAQSWVFSGVLTTVMRCLGIPTRSVTTYHCAHDTQDNISIDVYYDEKGERMKHSDFIWNFHLWNEVWMKRPDLPEGYDGWQVIDGTPPEKSKVTGIVQCGPASVKAIKQGEVGHRYDTMFVFSEVNADQVSWRMKEVNGEKKFIKYNTDTRSIGRNISTKAVGKDTREDITNQYKFPEGSQEERDAMKTALSYVKSPSGTEAFYPSSFKADFELGVQEQKPLWPGQPIDLNIVVQSKSSGAWTVDLYASCHLESYTGRLETKLATVHQTFQAAGKTAVLIPLKVAADVYMNKLTSSEDELLIKVNIFADVKETSQNLAKQVALIFQTPPLELKMPETAKIHENFTCEVIFKNILSIPLENCKLCVEGLGIFPVRTFNHRLVPPGGIITSKIQCAARKTGDKAVVAKLNSTQVKGVNEVKSIKITA